In Phragmites australis chromosome 16, lpPhrAust1.1, whole genome shotgun sequence, one DNA window encodes the following:
- the LOC133895075 gene encoding exopolygalacturonase-like: protein MEARPRLLVVVALLAATVSAAGAASFNAKNYGAKGNGVNDDTKPLMSAWKAACGSAGAVTLVVPPGTYYIGPVQFHGPCKASTLTFQLQGTLKAASDLKRFGNDWIEFGWVNGLTVAGGVIDGQGAASWPFNKCPIRKDCKVLPTSVMFVNNQNTVVKDVTSVNPKFFHMALLSTKNIRMSGLKISAPSNSPNTDGIHIERSAGVYIMDTHIATGDDCISIGQGNDNVDIARVQCGPGHGMSVGSLGRYVGEGDVTRVHVRDMTFTGSTNGVRIKTWENSPTKSKAAHMVFENLVMKDVGNPIIIDQKYCPYYNCEHKYVSGVTLTDIQFKNIKGSATTPVAVLLKCGVPCQGLVLQDVDLRYKGQGGTSAKCENAKAKYIGYQFPRPCA from the exons ATGGAGGCGCGGCCGCGGCTGCTCGTTGTGGTCGCGCTCCTCGCTGCCACCGTgtccgccgccggcgcggccagCTTCAACGCCAAGAACTACGGCGCCAAGGGCAACGGCGTCAACGACGACACCAAG CCTCTGATGTCGGCGTGGAAGGCGGCGTGCGGGTCGGCCGGCGCCGTGACTCTTGTGGTGCCGCCGGGGACGTACTACATCGGCCCGGTGCAGTTCCACGGCCCGTGCAAGGCGTCCACCTTGACCTTCCAGCTCCAG GGGACGCTCAAGGCGGCGTCGGACCTCAAGCGATTCGGCAACGACTGGATCGAGTTCGGGTGGGTGAACGGACTCACCGTCGCCGGCGGCGTCATCGACGGCCAGGGCGCCGCCTCCTGGCCCTTCAACAAGTGCCCCATCCGCAAGGACTGCAAAGTCCTTCCCACC AGCGTGATGTTCGTGAACAACCAGAACACGGTGGTGAAGGACGTGACGTCGGTGAACCCCAAATTCTTCCACATGGCGCTGCTGTCGACCAAGAACATCCGGATGAGCGGGCTCAAGATCAGCGCGCCGTCGAACAGCCCCAACACGGACGGCATCCACATCGAGCGCAGCGCGGGCGTGTACATCATGGACACGCACATCGCCACGGGCGACGACTGCATCTCCATCGGCCAGGGGAACGACAACGTCGACATCGCCCGCGTGCAGTGCGGCCCGGGCCACGGCATGAGCGTCGGCAGCCTGGGCCGGTACGTCGGTGAGGGCGACGTCACGCGGGTGCACGTCCGGGACATGACCTTCACGGGCAGCACCAACGGCGTCCGCATCAAGACGTGGGAGAACTCCCCCACCAAGAGCAAGGCCGCGCACATGGTCTTCGAGAACCTCGTCATGAAGGACGTCGGGAACCCCATCATCATCGACCAGAAGTACTGCCCCTATTACAACTGCGAGCACAAG TACGTGTCCGGGGTGACGCTCACTGACATCCAGTTCAAGAACATCAAGGGCTCGGCGACGACGCCGGTGGCGGTGCTGCTCAAGTGCGGCGTTCCGTGCCAGGGCCTCGTGCTGCAGGACGTGGACCTGCGGTACAAGGGGCAGGGCGGCACCTCGGCCAAGTGCGAGAATGCCAAGGCCAAGTACATCGGCTACCAGTTCCCCAGGCCCTGCGCGTAG
- the LOC133895835 gene encoding probable galacturonosyltransferase 4, which translates to MVRTRRRSVLLLLLALTVLSPLVLYSNRLSGALNPIQTRDFPGEIANQGRGVKADKLNALPLETVSSLKEPVGVVFSEELGELAKESTESESQELPLRKAGEHKNRVLSEATAVADRAELKDEEAIEQVTTREGRDVGSARGVSDEQEQTAGSQQQSSSEGSLLESIPKQISAKVIVENSQAVRTDGRTKNIVLPDTRIRNIKDQLIKAKVYLGLGSIRANSQYLKDLRQRIREVQKVLGDASKDSDLPKNANDKVKALEQILIKGKQMQDDCSVVVKKLRAMLHSAEEQLNAHKKQTVFLTQLAAKTLPKGLHCLPLRLANEYFSLDPGRQQFPNQQKLVNPKLYHYALFSDNILATAVVVNSTVLNAKHPSDHVFHIVTDRLNYAPMRMWFLSNPPGKATIEVQNIEEFTWLNDSYSPVLKQLGSQSMIDYYFRTNRANSDSNLKYRNPKYLSILNHLRFYLPEIYPKLDKMLFLDDDVVVKKDLSGIWSINMKGKVNGAVETCGESFHRFDRYLNFSNPVIAKNFDPHACGWAFGMNVFDLAEWRRQNITQIYHSWQKLNQDRSLWKLGSLPPGLITFWNKTFPLNRSWHVLGLGYNPHVSSRDIERAAVIHYNGNMKPWLEIGLPKFRGYWSKYLDYDQPFLRECNINP; encoded by the exons ATggtgaggacgaggaggaggtcggtgctgctgctcctcctcgccctAACGGTGCTCTCCCCGCTCGTGCTCTACAGCAACCGCCTCTCCGGGGCGCTTAACCCCATCC AGACGCGGGATTTTCCCGGCGAAATCGCGAATCAG GGCCGTGGCGTCAAGGCAGACAAGCTGAATGCGCTTCCTCTG GAAACTGTGAGTTCTTTGAAAGAACCTGTCGGCGTCGTCTTCTCGGAGGAACTGGGAGAGTTGGCAAAAGAATCGACTGAATCCGAGAGCCAAG AATTGCCATTGAGGAAGGCAGGGGAGCACAAGAACCGAGTGCTTTCTGAGGCCACGGCGGTTGCTGACCGCGCCGAGTTGAAAGATGAGGAAGCGATTGAGCAAGTGACCACGAGGGAGGGACGAGATGTCGGCTCCGCGAGGGGCGTGTCAGATGAGCAGGAGCAAACTGCAGGATCACAGCAGCAATCTTCCTCTGAG GGGAGTTTACTGGAGAGTATACCAAAACAGATATCTGCTAAGGTCATCGTGGAAAACTCCCAAGCAGTTAGAACAGATGGTAGAACTAAAAACATTGTTTTGCCTGATACAAGAATCCGGAATATCAAGGATCAGTTaatcaaggcaaaggtataccTTGGTCTTGGATCTATTAGAGCAAATTCCCAATACTTAAAAGACTTGCGACAGAGGATACGAGAGGTTCAAAAGGTGCTTGGTGATGCATCCAAGGACTCTGATCTACCAAAGAA TGCAAATGACAAGGTGAAAGCACTGGAGCAGATACTGATTAAGGGCAAACAGATGCAGGATGATTGTTCTGTTGTTGTCAAAAAGCTTCGAGCTATGCTTCACTCAGCAGAAGAGCAGCTGAATGCACACAAGAAACAGACTGTTTTTCTGACACAACTTGCAGCTAAAACTCTACCTAAAGGTCTTCACTGCCTCCCTTTGAGGCTAGCTAATGAATATTTTTCATTGGATCCGGGGCGGCAGCAGTTCCCAAACCAACAAAAGCTCGTTAACCCAAAACTGTATCATTATGCCTTGTTCTCGGATAATATACTAGCAACAGCGGTTGTTGTTAATTCAACAGTGTTAAATGCCAAG CATCCTTCTGATCATGTCTTCCACATAGTGACTGACAGACTAAATTACGCTCCAATGAGAATGTGGTTCCTCTCTAACCCTCCTGGAAAAGCAACAATCGAAGTACAGAATATTGAGGAGTTTACATGGCTAAATGACAGCTATAGTCCAGTGCTCAAACAACTTGGGTCCCAATCCATGATTGATTATTACTTCAGAACGAATCGTGCAAACTCAGATTCAAACTTGAAATACAGAAACCCAAAATATCTGTCAATCCTTAATCATTTGCGATTTTACCTGCCTGAGATATATCCGAAGCTTGACAAGATGCTCTTTCTTGATGATGACGTAGTAGTAAAGAAGGATCTGAGTGGCATCTGGTCAATCAATATGAAGGGGAAGGTAAACGGTGCTGTTGAGACTTGTGGAGAAAGCTTCCATCGCTTCGATCGTTACCTGAATTTCTCAAATCCTGTTATTGCCAAGAATTTTGACCCCCATGCTTGTGGTTGGGCTTTTGGAATGAATGTGTTTGATCTGGCTGAATGGAGGCGGCAGAACATAACCCAGATCTATCATTCCTGGCAGAAGCTT AATCAAGACAGATCGCTTTGGAAACTCGGCAGTCTCCCTCCGGGTTTGATCACATTCTGGAATAAGACATTCCCCCTCAACCGGTCATGGCATGTTCTCGGTCTAGGTTACAATCCTCATGTAAGCAGTAGAGACATTGAGCGTGCTGCGGTCATACATTACAATGGCAACATGAAGCCCTGGCTAGAGATTGGCCTGCCCAAGTTCCGAGGCTACTGGTCGAAGTATCTGGATTATGACCAACCTTTCCTGCGGGAATGCAACATCAATCCATGA